In Pseudomonas sp. PDNC002, the DNA window GCTGCTCGGAGCAGTCTGTGTGGACGGGGTCGATGCATTGGCGTTGACGGGTTGGATGTTCACCGCGTGCAACCCCTTCGGACCTTGCAGGATCTCGAAACTGACGGGTTGGCCGGCCTTGAGTGTCTTGTAGCCATCCATCTGGATTGCCGAGTAGTGAGCAAACAGGTCCTCATCTCGGCCGTCAGCCAGGATGAAACCGTAGCCCTTGGCGTTGTTGAACCACTTGACCTTACCGCTAAGCATGCTGATATCCCTCTGCAAAGGACTCCATTGCTGGAGTATCATCCACTACTATTCCGCTACAGCCTTTTGTAAAGACCGGCGTCCGGAACTCCTGATACCCTCCGGGGGGTATCCTTTGGTTGTAACACCCTTTTGCCGTTAGTCAAGGCGGCGTCGTCTGGGCCTGAGAGCCGTTTCAAACTCCGGTCGGCCCACTCATTCACCCACTCGCAAAGCTTTTATTCCAGCATGCATGCAAGTAGCCAGATTCGACTAACATTCAATCAGGACCGCCCGGATCCATTGGAAGACGATGGGACGGGGCTGGCGGTTGAGGAATCCAAACCGGCCCTGAAGCCCCCGTCCATGTATCGGGTCATCATGTTCAACGATGACTACACCCCGATGGATTTCGTGGTTGAGGTGCTGGAGCTGTACTTCAACATGAACCGAGAGCAGGCAACCAAGGTCATGTTGACTGTGCATACCCAAGGCAAGGCGAACTGCGGGTCCTTTACCCGCGATGTCGCGGAAACCAAAGCCATGCAGGTCAATCAATATGCGAGGGAGAGCCAACATCCACTGTTGTGCGAAATTGAGATAGAAGGTTGATGCGGATGTTTGGGAGCGAGGTGAAGTCATGTTGAATCGAGAGCTCGAAGTCACCCTCAATCTCGCCTTCAAGGAGGCGCGGGCGAAGCGGCATGAGTTCATGACCGTTGAGCACTTGCTGTTGGCGCTTCTTGATAATGAAGCCGCCGCGACGGTCCTGAGGGCGTGCGGTGCGAACCTGGACAAGCTGCGGCGCGATCTGCAGGAGTTCATCGACTCGACCACGCCGCTGATTCCCCAGCACGACGAAGACCGCGAGACCCAGCCGACCCTGGGCTTCCAGCGTGTTCTGCAGCGTGCGGTATTCCACGTGCAGAGTTCCGGCAAGCGCGAAGTCACCGGCGCCAATGTTCTGGTCGCGATCTTCAGCGAGCAGGAAAGCCAGGCGGTGTTCCTGCTCAAGCAGCAGAGCGTCGCGCGGATCGACGTGGTCAACTACATCGCCCATGGCATCTCCAAGGTGCCGGGCCATGCCGAGCATCAGGACAGCGAGCAGGACATGCAGGACGAGGAGGGCGGCGAGTCCTCCACTTCCAGCCATCCGCTGGATGCCTATGCCAGCAACCTGAACGACCTGGCGCGCCAGGGGCGTATCGACCCGCTGGTCGGTCGTGAGTCGGAGGTCGAGCGCGTGGCGCAGATCCTGGCTCGTCGCCGCAAGAACAACCCGCTGCTGGTGGGCGAGGCCGGGGTCGGCAAGACCGCCATTGCCGAAGGCCTGGCCAAGCGCATTGTCGACGGCCAGGTGCCGGACCTGCTGTCCGACAGCGTTGTCTACTCCCTGGACCTGGGCGCGCTGCTGGCGGGCACCAAATACCGCGGCGACTTCGAGAAACGCTTCAAGGCGCTGCTCAACGAGCTGCGCAAGCGTCCACATGCGGTGCTGTTCATCGACGAAATCCACACCATCATCGGCGCCGGTGCGGCATCGGGTGGCGTGATGGATGCGTCCAACCTGCTCAAGCCGCTGCTGTCGTCCGGCGAGATCCGCTGTATCGGCTCCACGACCTTCCAGGAGTTCCGTGGCATCTTCGAGAAGGATCGTGCGCTGGCCCGTCGCTTCCAGAAGGTCGACGTCACCGAACCGTCCGTCGAGGATACCTTCGGCATCCTGAAAGGCCTGAAGCCGCGCTTCGAGCAGCACCACCACATCGAGTACAGCGATGAAGCGCTGCGTGCCGCCGCCGAGCTGGCCGCCCGCTATATCAATGACCGGCACATGCCGGACAAGGCCATCGACGTGATCGACGAGGCGGGTGCCTATCAGCGCCTGCAGCCGGAAGAGAAGCGCGTGAAGCGCATCGAAGTGCCTCAGGTCGAGGATATCGTCGCGAAAATTGCGCGGATTCCGCCGAAGCACGTCTCCAGCTCGGATAAAGAGCTGCTGCGCAACCTCGAACGCGACCTGAAGCTGACCGTATTCGGCCAGGCGGCGGCGATCGAATCGCTGTCCACCGCCATCAAGCTGTCACGTGCCGGTCTCAAGTCGCCGGACAAACCGGTCGGTTCCTTCCTGTTCTCCGGTCCGACCGGGGTGGGCAAGACCGAGGTGGCTCGCCAGCTGGCCAAGGCGCTGGGCGTCGAGCTCGTGCGCTTCGACATGTCCGAGTACATGGAGCGGCATACCGTGTCCCGTCTGATCGGCGCGCCTCCGGGCTACGTCGGTTTCGATCAGGGCGGCCTGCTGACCGAAGCGATCACCAAGACGCCGCACTGCGTGCTGCTGCTGGACGAGATCGAGAAGGCGCACCCGGAAGTCTTCAACCTGCTGCTGCAGGTGATGGATCACGGCACCCTGACCGACAACAACGGACGCAAGGCGGACTTCCGCAACGTCATCCTGATCATGACCACCAACGCTGGTGCGGAAACCGCGGCGCGGGCCTCCATTGGCTTCACGCAGCAGGATCACACCAGTGACGCGATGGAAGTGATCAAGAAGAGCTTTACGCCGGAGTTCCGCAACCGCCTGGATACCATCATCCAGTTCGGTCGGCTCAGTCACGAGACCATCAAGAGCATCGTCGACAAGTTCCTCACCGAGCTGCAGGCGCAGTTGGAGGACAAGCACGTGCAGATCGAAGTCAGCGATACGGCGCGAGGCTGGTTGGCGGACAAGGGCTACGATCCGCAGATGGGGGCTCGTCCGATGGCTCGGCTCATCCAGGACAAGATCAAGCGGCCGTTGGCCGAGGAGATCCTGTTCGGCGAGCTTGCCGAGCACGGTGGTGTGGCCCATGTGGATCTGAAGGATGGCGAACTGGCCTTCGAGTTCGAGGTGATCGCCGCAGAACCCGCCTGACCCGCATCAGGCGCAAACAAAAACGCCCGGCTATGCCGGGCGTTTTTCCAGGTGCCGGTTTCGTTACCGGCCCTACCGTCTGTCAGCGAGCGCGGTAGGTGATACGACCCTTGGACAGGTCGTAGGGCGTCAGTTCTACGCGAACTTTGTCGCCGGTCAGGATGCGGATGTAATTCTTGCGCATCTTCCCGGAGATGTGCGCGGTAACGACGTGCCCGTTTTCCAACTCCACGCGGAACATGGTGTTGGGCAGGGTGTCGACGACAGTGCCTTCCATTTCGAAGCTGTCTTCTTTCGACATGCAGTAGAACCCTCGGTATCTATGATTGCCTGAATGTTTCAGGCCATTAAAAAAGGCACATAGTGTGCCTTAAATTGCCCCACAACGCCAATGGGTGTTTTCGGCTCAGTTCAGGGCCACCCAGCGCTGGTTCACGAACAGCTCGATTGGCCGGTACTGGGTTTTGTAGTTCATCTTGCGGCAATTCTTGATCCAGTAGCCGAGATAGACCGCATGCAGGCTCAGTCGCTCGGTCTCGCCGATCTGCCATAGGATAGCGTAGCGGCCCAGGCTGCGGCGCTCTTCGTCCGGATCATAAAAGGTGTAGACCGCGGAGAGGCCGTTGGGCAGCACATCCGTCACCGCTACGGCGAGCAGGCGGCCCTGCAGGCGAAACTCGAAGAAGCAGCTGAACGGCAGGTCGCGTACCAGGAAGGTGGCGAACTGGTCGCGGCTGGGCGGGTACATGTCGCCATCGGCATGGCGCTGCTCGATGTAGCGCATGTACAGCGCGTAGTACTCCTCGGTGAAGGCGGGGCGCTTGCGGATCACTTCCAGGTCGGTATTGCGCTTGATGATGCGTTTCTGCTGGCGGCTCGGCTGGAAGCCGGCGGCCGGGATGCGCGCCGGGATGCACGCCGTGCAATGTTGGCAATGGGGCCGGTACAGGTGTTCGCCGCTGCGCCGGAAGCCTACCTCGGACAGCGAGGCATACAACTGCGCGTCCATGGGCTGACTGGGGTCGAGGAACAGGGTGGTGGCCTGCTCTTCGGGCAGATAGCTGCACGGATGCGGTTGTGTGGCGTAAAACTTCAGGCGGGCGAGCTCGGTCATCTTCAACCCCTGCGAGGTCCCTCAGGCAAGTTTAAGACAGGCTGGGCAGGTCCGCCTGCGAAGTCCAGTCCTGCGAAGGTGTTTCGTCGAGATGACGGCGCAGGTAACTGGCGAATTCGCGGCGGGAAATGGCGCGGGCGCCGAAGCTGTGCAGGTGCTGGGTCGGCATCTGGCAGTCGATCAGCACGAACCCGGCGGCCTTGAGGCGCTGCACGAGCGTCACGAAAGCTACCTTGGAGGCGTTGTCGGCGCGGCTGAACATGGACTCGCCGAAGAACAGGCGACCAATGGCCAGGCCGTAGAGGCCGCCCACCAGCTCGTTGCCGTGCCAGGCCTCTGCCGAATGAGCGATGCCCAGGCGATGCAGTTGGCAGTAGGCGTCCTGCATGGGCGTGGTGATCCAGGTGCCGTCGGCATACTCGCGTGGACCGGCGCAGCCGTGGATGACCTGTTCGAAAGCCTGGTCGATGGTGACCTGGTATTGCTGTTGACGGATGAACTTGGCGAGGCTGCGGGAGACGTGCAGTTCCTCGGGGAGCAATACGGTGCGCGGATCGGGTGACCACCAGAGGATTGGCTGGCCATCCTGATACCAAGGGAAGCAGCCGTGGCGGTATGCCTGGATCAGGCGCTTGGGGTTGAGGTCGCCTCCGGCTGCGAGCAGGCCGTTGGGCTCATGCAAGGCCTTTTCCAGGGGCGGGAACTCGAAATTGTCGCGGGAAAGCCACTTGAGCATAAAAGGAGGAGGGGAGGGCGAGCCTCCCCTGTGTCCGATCAGTTGTCGTCGAGGAACTTTTCGGCGTCCAGCGCGGCCATGCAGCCCGCGCCGGCGGAGGTGATCGCCTGGCGGTAGACGTGGTCAGCCACGTCGCCGGCGGCGAACACGCCGTCGATGCTGGTCAGGGTCGCGTTGCCTTCGGAGCCACCCTTGATCTTCAGGTAGCCGTCATGCATTTCCAGTTGGCCCTTGAACAGGTCGGTGTTGGGCTTGTGGCCAATGGCGATGAACACGCCGGCCAGGTCCAGCTGACGGGTTTCGCCGCTTTCGGCGTCCTTCAGGCGCACGCCGACGACACCCATGTTGTCGCCCAGGACCTCGTCCAGGGTGGTGTTCCAGTGCAGGCGCACGTTGCCGTTCTTGGCTTTTTCGAACAGCTTGTCCTGCAGGATCTTCTCCGAGCGCAGCTTGTCGCGGCGGTGGATCAGGTGGACTTCCTTGGCGATGTTGGACAGGTACAGCGCCTCTTCCACGGCGGTATTGCCGCCGCCGACCACGCAGACGACCTGGTTGCGGTAGAAGAAACCGTCACAGGTGGCGCAGGCGGAGACGCCCTTGCCCATGAAAGCTTCTTCCGACGGCATGCCCAGGTACTGGGCGGAGGCGCCGGTGGCGATGATCAGCGCATCGCAGGTATAGGTACCGCTGTCACCCTTGAGGGTGAAGGGCTTTTGCTGCAACTCGGCGGTATGGATGTGGTCGTAGACGATCTCGGTATCGAAACGCTGGGCGTGCTGCTGCATGCGATCCATCAGGGAAGGACCGGTCAGGCCCTCGACGTCGCCAGGCCAGTTGTCGACCTCGGTGGTGGTGGTCAGCTGACCGCCGGGTTGGATACCGGTGATGACAACAGGCTTGAGGTTTGCGCGCGCGGCATACACGGCCGCGGTGTAGCCCGCGGGACCGGAGCCCAGGATGATCAGGCGCGAATGCTTGACTTCACTCATAAAAAGACTCCATAAGCCTTTGTCACGTAAGAGAATGCATGCTCCAATTGAGCAGCCGAAAAGCGGTGTTGGGCTATGCTACACCGAACCCCGGAAGGCCGGCAAAAGCGCAGTCGGACACGCCCGGGCTCGCTGGCGTCGGCTGGCCAAAGCCGTACAATAGGCCCGTTTCGCGGCCCAACGACTCTCGGACGCGCGTATAGCGCAGGAATAGAAGCGTTTTGAAGGACACCACAGCAAGCCATGCCGCCGCCTGGCGCCAGCAACTGCATTACCGTCTGAAGGAAGGGGCCCTGATCGCGCTCGGCGCGCTCTGCCTTTACCTGTGGATGGCATTGCTCACCTACGATCCGTCTGATCCGGGCTGGAGCCATTCCAGTCACGTCGAACAGGTGCAGAACGCTGCTGGCCGACTGGGGGCGTTGAGCGCCGACATCCTGTTCATGGTGCTGGGCTACTTTGCCTACCTGTTCCCGCTGCTGCTGGCGGTGAAGACCTACCAGGTCTTCCGCAAGCGACACATGCCCTGGGAGTGGAGTGGCTGGCTGTTCTCCTGGCGCTTGATCGGCCTGGTGTTCCTGGTGCTCTCCGGCTCTGCGCTGGCCTATATCCATTTCCACACCACGGGCAGCCACATGCCGGCCACGGCTGGTGGCGCCTTGGGTGAAAGCCTGGGTCAACTGGGCATCAATGCATTGAACGTGCAGGGCAGTACGCTGCTGTTCCTCGCGCTGTTCCTGTTCGGCATGACGGTGTTCGCCGACCTGTCCTGGTTCAAGGTCATGGACGTCACCGGCAAGATCACCCTCGATCTCTTCGAACTGATCCACAACGCCACCAATCGCTGGTGGAGCGCCCGCAGCGAGCACAAACAACTCGTCGCCCAGTTGCGCGAGGTAGACGAGCGCGTCGCTGAAGTCGCCGCGCCCATCGTTGCCGACCGCCGCGAGCAGGCCAAGGTCAAGGAACGCCTGATCGAGCGCGAGGAGGCGCTGGTCAAGAGCGTGCAGGAGCGCGAAAAACGCGTCGCACCGAAAATCGATGTCCCGCCGCCACCCACCAAGCCGGCCGAGCCGAGCAAGCGCGTACTGAAGGAAAAACAGGCGCCGCTGTTCGTCGACACCGCCGTGGAAGGTACGCTGCCGCCCCTGTCGATCCTCGACCCGGCCTCGGAAAAGAAGCAGAGCTATTCACCCGAATCCCTGGAGGCCATGTCGCGCCTGCTGGAGATCAAGCTCAAGGAGTTCGGCGTCGAAGTCATCGTCGAATCCGTGCATCCGGGCCCGGTAATTACCCGTTTCGAAATTCAGCCCGCTGCGGGCGTGAAGGTCAGCCGTATCTCCAACCTGGCCAAGGACCTGGCGCGCTCGCTGGCGGTAATCAGCGTGCGCGTGGTGGAAGTCATCCCTGGCAAGACCACCGTCGGTATCGAGATTCCCAACGAAGACCGGCAGATGGTGCGCTTCTCCGAAGTGTTGATGACCCCGGAGTACGACGAACACAAGTCCACCGTGCCGCTGGCCCTGGGCCACGATATCGGCGGTCATCCGATCATCACCGACCTGGCGAAGATGCCGCACCTGCTGGTGGCCGGTACCACCGGTTCCGGTAAGTCGGTGGGCGTGAACGCCATGCTGCTGTCGATCCTGTTCAAGTCCACGCCGGAAGAGGCGCGCCTGATCATGATCGACCCGAAGATGCTGGAACTGTCGATCTACGAAGGCATTCCGCACCTGCTCTGCCCGGTCGTCACCGACATGAAGGAAGCCGCCAACGCCCTGCGCTGGAGCGTGGCGGAGATGGAGCGCCGCTACAAACTCATGGCCGCCATGGGCGTGCGGAACCTCGCCGGCTTCAACCGCAAGGTGAAGGACGCAGAAGAGGCCGGCACGCCGCTGACCGACCCGTTGTACCGTCGCGAGAGCATGGAAGACGAAGCGCCGCTGCTGCAGACCCTGCCGACCATCGTGGTCGTCGTGGACGAATTCGCCGACATGATGATGATCGTCGGCAAGAAGGTGGAAGAACTGATCGCCCGTATCGCCCAGAAGGCGCGCGCGGCGGGCATCCACCTGATCCTGGCTACACAGCGTCCATCGGTGGACGTGATCACCGGCCTGATCAAGGCGAACATCCCGACCCGTATTGCTTTCCAGGTCTCCAGCAAGATCGACTCGCGCACCATTCTCGATCAGGGTGGCGCCGAGCAACTGCTGGGCCACGGCGACATGCTCTACCTGCCGCCGGGCACCGGCCTGCCGATCCGCGTTCATGGCGCCTTCGTTTCCGACGACGAAGTGCACCGCGTCGTTGAGGCGTGGAAGTTGCGTGGCGCGCCGAACTACATCGAGGACATTCTCGCCGGCGCCGATGAAGGCGGTGGCGGTTCGTTCGAAGGTGGCGGTGGCGGCGAGGGCAGCGAAGGCAGCGAGGACGATCCGCTCTATGACGAGGCCGTGCGCTTCGTGACCGAAAGCCGCCGGGCCTCCATCTCTGCGGTGCAGCGCAAGCTGAAGATCGGCTACAACCGCGCCGCGCGGATGATCGAGGCGATGGAAATGGCCGGTGTGGTCACCGCGATGAATACCAATGGCTCGCGCGAAGTGATCGCGCCGGCCCCGATCCGTGATTGATTCGACTTCGAGGATTTCGATGCGTCTGATCCGCCTGTTGTTCGTTGCTGCGCTGGCTGTTGCCGGCGTCCAGGCCCATGCCGACGATGCCGCCGCCCAGCGCCTGAGCGGGATGCTCGGCAAGGCCCAGACCATGACCGCGCGCTTCTCCCAGCTGACCCTGGATGGCAGCGGCACTCGTCTGCAGGAAACCGCCGGCACCCTGGGGCTCAAGCGCCCCGGCCTGTTCCGTTGGCACACCGACGCGCCGAACGAGCAGTTGCTCATCTCCAACGGCGAGAAGATCTGGCTGTACGACCCGGATCTGGAGCAAGTGACCATCCAGAAGCTCGACCAGCGCCTGACCCAGACGCCGGCCCTGTTGCTCTCCGGTGACATCTCGAAGATCGGTGAGAGCTTCGACATCACCGCGAAGGACGGCGGCAACGTAGTCGACTTCACACTCAAGCCCAAGGCCAAGGACACCCTGTTCGACAGCCTGCGGATTTCCTTCCGCAGCGGCGTGGTGAACGACATGCAGCTGATCGACAGCGTCGGCCAGCGCACCAATATCCTGTTCTTCGACGTGAAGATGAACGAGCCGATGGATGCCAAGCAGTTTGTCTTCGACGTGCCCAAGGGCGTCGACGTCATCCAGGAATGACCGGCCGCGCGCCAGACTGATCGATAGGTAAGATTCGTGGACCTGTTCCGCTCCGCCCCCGTTTCCCAGCCACTGGCCGCGCGCCTGCGCGCGACCAGCCTGGACGAGTACGTCGGCCAGGAGCACCTGCTCGCCCGCGGCAAGCCGTTGCGGGAGGCGCTGGAGCAGGGCGCGCTGCACTCGATGATCTTCTGGGGCCCGCCAGGTGTCGGCAAGACGACCCTGGCGAAGCTGCTGGCCCAGGTCACCGACGCGCACTTCGAGACCATCTCGGCGGTACTCTCCGGCGTGAAGGAAATCCGCCAGTCGGTGGAAGTGGCCAAACAGCACGCCGCACAGTACGGCCGCCGTACCATCCTTTTCGTCGACGAGGTGCACCGCTTCAACAAAAGCCAGCAGGATGCCTTCCTGCCCTATGTGGAAGACGGCACCCTGATCTTCATCGGTGCGACCACCGAAAACCCATCCTTCGAGCTGAACAATGCGCTGCTGTCGCGCGCCCGCGTCTACGTGCTGAAAAGCCTGGACGAGGCGGCGCTGCGACGGTTGGTCGAGCGCGCGCTCACCGAAGAGAAGGGTCTGGGCAAGCGCAACCTGAGCCTGCCCGATGACAGTTTCGCCATCCTGATGGCCGCCGCCGACGGTGATGGCCGACGCTTGCTCAATCTGCTGGAGAACGCTTCCGACCTCGCCGAAGACAACAGCGAGATCAGCGCCGAGCTGCTGCAGAACCTGCTGGGCGACTCGCGCCGGCGCTTCGACAAGGGCGGCGAGGCGTTCTACGACCAGATCAGTGCGCTGCACAAGTCAGTGCGTGGCTCCAGCCCCGATGGCGCGCTGTACTGGTATTCGCGCATGCTCGATGGTGGCTGTGATCCGCTGTACATCGCCCGCCGCGTGGTGCGCATGGCTAGCGAAGACATCGGCAACGCCGACCCTCGTGCCCTGACCCTGTGCCTTCATGCCTGGGACGTGCAGGAACGCCTCGGCAGCCCGGAAGGCGAGCTGGCGATT includes these proteins:
- the cspD gene encoding cold shock domain-containing protein CspD, producing the protein MLSGKVKWFNNAKGYGFILADGRDEDLFAHYSAIQMDGYKTLKAGQPVSFEILQGPKGLHAVNIQPVNANASTPSTQTAPSSEVQNLTAEA
- the clpS gene encoding ATP-dependent Clp protease adapter ClpS, which produces MHASSQIRLTFNQDRPDPLEDDGTGLAVEESKPALKPPSMYRVIMFNDDYTPMDFVVEVLELYFNMNREQATKVMLTVHTQGKANCGSFTRDVAETKAMQVNQYARESQHPLLCEIEIEG
- the clpA gene encoding ATP-dependent Clp protease ATP-binding subunit ClpA yields the protein MLNRELEVTLNLAFKEARAKRHEFMTVEHLLLALLDNEAAATVLRACGANLDKLRRDLQEFIDSTTPLIPQHDEDRETQPTLGFQRVLQRAVFHVQSSGKREVTGANVLVAIFSEQESQAVFLLKQQSVARIDVVNYIAHGISKVPGHAEHQDSEQDMQDEEGGESSTSSHPLDAYASNLNDLARQGRIDPLVGRESEVERVAQILARRRKNNPLLVGEAGVGKTAIAEGLAKRIVDGQVPDLLSDSVVYSLDLGALLAGTKYRGDFEKRFKALLNELRKRPHAVLFIDEIHTIIGAGAASGGVMDASNLLKPLLSSGEIRCIGSTTFQEFRGIFEKDRALARRFQKVDVTEPSVEDTFGILKGLKPRFEQHHHIEYSDEALRAAAELAARYINDRHMPDKAIDVIDEAGAYQRLQPEEKRVKRIEVPQVEDIVAKIARIPPKHVSSSDKELLRNLERDLKLTVFGQAAAIESLSTAIKLSRAGLKSPDKPVGSFLFSGPTGVGKTEVARQLAKALGVELVRFDMSEYMERHTVSRLIGAPPGYVGFDQGGLLTEAITKTPHCVLLLDEIEKAHPEVFNLLLQVMDHGTLTDNNGRKADFRNVILIMTTNAGAETAARASIGFTQQDHTSDAMEVIKKSFTPEFRNRLDTIIQFGRLSHETIKSIVDKFLTELQAQLEDKHVQIEVSDTARGWLADKGYDPQMGARPMARLIQDKIKRPLAEEILFGELAEHGGVAHVDLKDGELAFEFEVIAAEPA
- the infA gene encoding translation initiation factor IF-1: MSKEDSFEMEGTVVDTLPNTMFRVELENGHVVTAHISGKMRKNYIRILTGDKVRVELTPYDLSKGRITYRAR
- a CDS encoding arginyltransferase, with the protein product MTELARLKFYATQPHPCSYLPEEQATTLFLDPSQPMDAQLYASLSEVGFRRSGEHLYRPHCQHCTACIPARIPAAGFQPSRQQKRIIKRNTDLEVIRKRPAFTEEYYALYMRYIEQRHADGDMYPPSRDQFATFLVRDLPFSCFFEFRLQGRLLAVAVTDVLPNGLSAVYTFYDPDEERRSLGRYAILWQIGETERLSLHAVYLGYWIKNCRKMNYKTQYRPIELFVNQRWVALN
- the aat gene encoding leucyl/phenylalanyl-tRNA--protein transferase, with the translated sequence MLKWLSRDNFEFPPLEKALHEPNGLLAAGGDLNPKRLIQAYRHGCFPWYQDGQPILWWSPDPRTVLLPEELHVSRSLAKFIRQQQYQVTIDQAFEQVIHGCAGPREYADGTWITTPMQDAYCQLHRLGIAHSAEAWHGNELVGGLYGLAIGRLFFGESMFSRADNASKVAFVTLVQRLKAAGFVLIDCQMPTQHLHSFGARAISRREFASYLRRHLDETPSQDWTSQADLPSLS
- the trxB gene encoding thioredoxin-disulfide reductase → MSEVKHSRLIILGSGPAGYTAAVYAARANLKPVVITGIQPGGQLTTTTEVDNWPGDVEGLTGPSLMDRMQQHAQRFDTEIVYDHIHTAELQQKPFTLKGDSGTYTCDALIIATGASAQYLGMPSEEAFMGKGVSACATCDGFFYRNQVVCVVGGGNTAVEEALYLSNIAKEVHLIHRRDKLRSEKILQDKLFEKAKNGNVRLHWNTTLDEVLGDNMGVVGVRLKDAESGETRQLDLAGVFIAIGHKPNTDLFKGQLEMHDGYLKIKGGSEGNATLTSIDGVFAAGDVADHVYRQAITSAGAGCMAALDAEKFLDDN
- the ftsK gene encoding DNA translocase FtsK; the protein is MKDTTASHAAAWRQQLHYRLKEGALIALGALCLYLWMALLTYDPSDPGWSHSSHVEQVQNAAGRLGALSADILFMVLGYFAYLFPLLLAVKTYQVFRKRHMPWEWSGWLFSWRLIGLVFLVLSGSALAYIHFHTTGSHMPATAGGALGESLGQLGINALNVQGSTLLFLALFLFGMTVFADLSWFKVMDVTGKITLDLFELIHNATNRWWSARSEHKQLVAQLREVDERVAEVAAPIVADRREQAKVKERLIEREEALVKSVQEREKRVAPKIDVPPPPTKPAEPSKRVLKEKQAPLFVDTAVEGTLPPLSILDPASEKKQSYSPESLEAMSRLLEIKLKEFGVEVIVESVHPGPVITRFEIQPAAGVKVSRISNLAKDLARSLAVISVRVVEVIPGKTTVGIEIPNEDRQMVRFSEVLMTPEYDEHKSTVPLALGHDIGGHPIITDLAKMPHLLVAGTTGSGKSVGVNAMLLSILFKSTPEEARLIMIDPKMLELSIYEGIPHLLCPVVTDMKEAANALRWSVAEMERRYKLMAAMGVRNLAGFNRKVKDAEEAGTPLTDPLYRRESMEDEAPLLQTLPTIVVVVDEFADMMMIVGKKVEELIARIAQKARAAGIHLILATQRPSVDVITGLIKANIPTRIAFQVSSKIDSRTILDQGGAEQLLGHGDMLYLPPGTGLPIRVHGAFVSDDEVHRVVEAWKLRGAPNYIEDILAGADEGGGGSFEGGGGGEGSEGSEDDPLYDEAVRFVTESRRASISAVQRKLKIGYNRAARMIEAMEMAGVVTAMNTNGSREVIAPAPIRD
- the lolA gene encoding outer membrane lipoprotein chaperone LolA, which translates into the protein MRLIRLLFVAALAVAGVQAHADDAAAQRLSGMLGKAQTMTARFSQLTLDGSGTRLQETAGTLGLKRPGLFRWHTDAPNEQLLISNGEKIWLYDPDLEQVTIQKLDQRLTQTPALLLSGDISKIGESFDITAKDGGNVVDFTLKPKAKDTLFDSLRISFRSGVVNDMQLIDSVGQRTNILFFDVKMNEPMDAKQFVFDVPKGVDVIQE
- a CDS encoding replication-associated recombination protein A, producing MDLFRSAPVSQPLAARLRATSLDEYVGQEHLLARGKPLREALEQGALHSMIFWGPPGVGKTTLAKLLAQVTDAHFETISAVLSGVKEIRQSVEVAKQHAAQYGRRTILFVDEVHRFNKSQQDAFLPYVEDGTLIFIGATTENPSFELNNALLSRARVYVLKSLDEAALRRLVERALTEEKGLGKRNLSLPDDSFAILMAAADGDGRRLLNLLENASDLAEDNSEISAELLQNLLGDSRRRFDKGGEAFYDQISALHKSVRGSSPDGALYWYSRMLDGGCDPLYIARRVVRMASEDIGNADPRALTLCLHAWDVQERLGSPEGELAIAQAIVYLACAPKSNAVYNAYNTARRDVAESGSLEVPLHLRNAPTKLLKNLGYGDEYRYAHDEPDAYAAGEDYFPESMEPRQYYQPVPRGLELKIGEKLRHLATLDKASARRRRKS